The Betaproteobacteria bacterium genome includes a region encoding these proteins:
- a CDS encoding elongation factor G: SSVEDAHRALVDQVVEVDEDLMAAYLEQGEINPEQLHAPFERALREGHLIPVCFVSARNGAGISELLEIFARLMPNPTEGNPPVFLKGEGPEPEEIVAVADPKRHVLAHVFKVVVDPFVGRLGIFRVHQGTITRDTQLFIGNGRKPFKVGHMFLLQGKEHVETDLLVPGDVGAVAKVDEIEFDAVLHDSHDEDHYHLRPLEFPQPMYGLAIEPKRRGDEQRISDVLHKLTAEDPCFTVEHSSSTHETVIRGLGELHVRCVLERMAEQYKVEVVTHPPRIPYRETVTAKAEGHHRHKKQTGGAGQFGEVFLRIEPLPRGTGFEFVDDVYGGAIPSQFIPAVEKGVRQVLDAGPLAGFPVQDVRVVVYDGKSHPVDSKEVAFVAAGKKAFLDAIQKARPIALEPIVNIEIFAPDATMGDLAGDLSSKRGQVTGTQNQRAGMVKIKGLVPLAELNSYHSRLKSMTGGQGSYSIELSRYEAVPPNVQQQLVAQKKVVQEEE; this comes from the coding sequence TCTTCGGTTGAAGACGCGCACCGCGCGCTCGTCGATCAGGTGGTCGAGGTCGACGAGGATTTGATGGCCGCGTACCTCGAGCAAGGCGAGATCAACCCCGAACAATTGCACGCTCCCTTCGAGCGTGCATTGCGCGAGGGCCATCTGATCCCGGTCTGCTTCGTGTCGGCCCGGAATGGTGCAGGCATTTCCGAGCTTCTCGAGATCTTCGCCCGACTCATGCCGAACCCGACGGAGGGCAATCCGCCGGTATTTTTGAAGGGCGAGGGACCCGAGCCCGAGGAGATCGTTGCCGTCGCCGATCCGAAGAGGCACGTCCTCGCCCATGTATTCAAGGTGGTGGTCGACCCGTTCGTGGGACGCCTCGGCATTTTTCGCGTCCACCAGGGAACGATCACGCGCGACACGCAGCTTTTCATCGGAAATGGCCGCAAGCCCTTCAAGGTCGGCCACATGTTCCTGCTGCAGGGCAAGGAGCACGTCGAGACGGATCTGCTCGTGCCCGGAGACGTCGGTGCAGTCGCAAAGGTCGACGAGATCGAGTTCGATGCGGTGCTGCACGACTCTCACGACGAGGATCACTACCACCTGCGCCCGCTCGAGTTTCCGCAGCCCATGTATGGGCTCGCGATCGAGCCCAAGCGTCGCGGTGACGAGCAGCGCATCTCCGACGTCCTGCACAAGCTGACGGCCGAGGATCCCTGCTTCACGGTCGAGCACAGCAGTTCCACTCACGAAACCGTCATCCGCGGACTCGGTGAGTTGCACGTGCGCTGCGTGCTCGAGCGCATGGCCGAGCAATACAAGGTGGAAGTCGTCACGCACCCGCCACGCATACCGTACCGCGAGACGGTCACTGCCAAGGCGGAAGGGCATCACCGCCACAAGAAGCAGACCGGGGGCGCGGGACAGTTCGGCGAAGTTTTCCTGCGCATCGAACCTCTGCCACGGGGAACAGGCTTCGAGTTCGTCGACGACGTTTACGGCGGCGCAATTCCTTCCCAGTTCATTCCCGCCGTCGAGAAGGGTGTGCGGCAGGTGCTCGACGCCGGTCCCCTGGCCGGCTTCCCGGTGCAGGACGTGCGGGTCGTCGTGTACGACGGAAAGTCGCACCCGGTGGACTCGAAGGAGGTGGCATTCGTGGCGGCGGGCAAGAAAGCCTTTCTCGACGCCATCCAGAAAGCGCGACCGATCGCGCTGGAGCCCATCGTCAACATCGAGATCTTTGCGCCGGACGCCACCATGGGCGATCTCGCCGGCGATCTATCGAGCAAGCGCGGACAGGTGACGGGCACGCAGAATCAGCGCGCCGGCATGGTCAAGATCAAGGGGCTGGTGCCGCTGGCGGAACTCAACAGCTACCACTCGCGGCTCAAGTCGATGACCGGCGGTCAGGGGTCCTACTCGATAGAACTGAGCCGCTACGAAGCAGTGCCGCCCAACGTACAGCAGCAGCTAGTGGCGCAGAAGAAGGTGGTGCAGGAAGAAGAGTAG
- a CDS encoding KTSC domain-containing protein yields the protein MERRKVSSDKIRSVGYDAGSQTLEIEFTDGRINQYLRVPTETHRRLMAAPSIVSYFRDHIEDDYTARRLR from the coding sequence ATGGAACGCAGGAAGGTTAGCTCCGACAAGATCCGGAGCGTCGGCTATGACGCCGGCAGCCAGACCCTGGAGATCGAGTTCACCGACGGCAGGATCAATCAGTACTTACGCGTGCCAACGGAGACCCATCGACGCCTGATGGCTGCACCGTCGATCGTGAGCTACTTTCGGGACCACATCGAAGACGACTACACCGCCAGGCGGCTGAGGTAA
- a CDS encoding histone H1-like repetitive region-containing protein has protein sequence MKCNALPLNKEVLVATKAKKPAARKPAAKKAAVAVKKTAAKKPLAKKAVKKPAAKKTTTARKTVAKKVVKKVAPKKAAGTAKKAVAKKVVKKPAAKKVVKKTAPKKAAPKKAAGAVKKTAAKKVVKKAAPKKAAAPKKAAAPKKTAAKKATAPAVKKPATKKPAKPAATPAAPESAESSKPVSVPGAWPFPISGKPN, from the coding sequence TTGAAGTGCAATGCCTTACCACTCAACAAGGAGGTTCTAGTGGCAACCAAAGCGAAGAAACCCGCGGCCCGTAAACCGGCTGCGAAAAAGGCTGCCGTTGCGGTCAAGAAGACCGCAGCCAAGAAGCCGTTAGCCAAGAAGGCGGTCAAGAAGCCGGCCGCCAAGAAGACGACCACGGCGCGCAAGACAGTCGCCAAGAAAGTCGTCAAGAAGGTCGCGCCGAAGAAGGCAGCGGGAACGGCCAAGAAAGCAGTCGCCAAGAAGGTCGTGAAGAAGCCGGCCGCCAAGAAGGTCGTGAAGAAAACAGCGCCGAAGAAGGCGGCACCGAAGAAGGCCGCCGGTGCGGTGAAGAAGACGGCCGCCAAGAAGGTCGTGAAGAAAGCAGCGCCGAAGAAGGCGGCTGCGCCCAAGAAGGCGGCTGCGCCGAAGAAAACCGCGGCGAAAAAAGCGACGGCTCCGGCAGTCAAGAAGCCGGCGACGAAGAAGCCGGCCAAGCCAGCTGCTACCCCCGCCGCACCGGAGAGCGCCGAGAGCAGTAAGCCTGTTTCGGTGCCGGGCGCATGGCCTTTTCCGATCTCCGGCAAACCTAACTGA
- a CDS encoding ribonucleotide-diphosphate reductase subunit beta encodes MLQFEDEFAKYTDRAARIGIPGKARIQEPVAGGSQFGRIRVEDKRIINGKTDVNQLVPFKYKWAWEKYLAACANHWMPQEINMSRDIATWKNPNALTEDERRIVKRNLGFFVTADSLAANNIVLGTYRHITAPECRQYLLRQAFEEAIHTHAYQYIVESLGLDEGEVFNAYHEIASIREKDEFLIPFIDTLTDPTFRTGTAEADQRLLKSLVVFACIMEGMFFYVGFTQILALGRQNKMTGAAEQYQYILRDESMHCNFGIDVINQIKLENPHLWTPEFREEIRNLMQRGVELEYRYAEDTMPRGVLGLNAPMFKEYLRFIANRRCVQIGLEPLFRGANNPFPWMSEMIDLKKERNFFETRVIEYQTGGALNWD; translated from the coding sequence ATGCTGCAATTCGAGGACGAGTTCGCGAAGTACACCGACCGCGCTGCACGCATCGGTATCCCTGGTAAGGCACGAATCCAGGAACCGGTGGCAGGGGGCAGCCAGTTCGGTCGTATCCGCGTCGAAGACAAGCGCATCATCAACGGCAAGACCGACGTCAATCAGCTCGTTCCCTTCAAGTACAAGTGGGCGTGGGAGAAATACCTGGCTGCGTGCGCCAACCACTGGATGCCGCAGGAGATCAACATGAGTCGCGACATCGCGACCTGGAAGAATCCGAACGCCTTGACCGAGGACGAGCGCCGCATCGTCAAGCGCAACCTCGGATTCTTCGTCACCGCGGATTCGCTGGCGGCGAACAACATCGTGCTCGGCACCTATCGCCACATCACGGCGCCTGAATGCCGGCAGTACCTGCTGCGGCAGGCCTTCGAGGAAGCCATCCACACGCACGCCTATCAGTACATCGTGGAAAGCCTGGGGCTCGACGAGGGCGAAGTCTTCAACGCCTACCACGAGATCGCCAGCATCCGCGAGAAGGACGAGTTCCTGATTCCCTTCATCGATACGTTGACCGATCCGACCTTCCGGACCGGAACGGCCGAGGCGGACCAGCGACTCCTGAAGAGTCTGGTCGTTTTCGCCTGCATCATGGAGGGGATGTTTTTCTACGTCGGATTCACCCAGATACTCGCCCTCGGGCGCCAGAACAAGATGACCGGCGCGGCCGAGCAGTATCAGTACATTCTTCGCGACGAGTCGATGCACTGCAATTTCGGCATCGACGTCATCAACCAGATCAAGCTCGAGAATCCGCACCTGTGGACTCCCGAGTTCCGTGAGGAAATCAGGAATCTCATGCAACGGGGCGTCGAACTCGAATACCGCTACGCGGAGGACACCATGCCGCGCGGCGTGCTCGGACTCAATGCGCCCATGTTCAAGGAATATCTTCGCTTCATTGCCAATCGGCGCTGCGTGCAGATCGGTCTCGAACCGCTCTTCCGGGGGGCCAACAATCCGTTCCCCTGGATGAGCGAGATGATCGATCTCAAGAAGGAGCGCAATTTCTTCGAAACGCGTGTCATCGAGTACCAAACGGGCGGTGCGCTCAACTGGGACTGA